A region of uncultured Carboxylicivirga sp. DNA encodes the following proteins:
- a CDS encoding RagB/SusD family nutrient uptake outer membrane protein, which produces MMQRITYIFLLIILLGGQACQDNSFLNEEPNDVLSEAQVWSDQTLILGLLADLYNRIPEYQTIENWWNYSDFDEVFGSAYSDYWRQKNTQWNYDEWAFNWDNYYTYLREINLFIQKADSDLADWLDEDDRNRYIAEAKLIRAMLYFEMVKRVGGVPLITEPLTYDFSGDPTYLEYPRAKESEIYDFILSELESILDYLPNDVDIKGRATQGLNLAMSSRVALYAASIAKYGANTPEVSLPGGEVGIEESKANDYYRKSLEAAEKLLKSSIYSYELYFEDQEDLSSNFANIFLKKTNNSEVIFVKDFQLQSGVTNNFTVENQPWSGAEDMEGGRMNPSLNLVQSFEKLDNTFELLELKDENGDYLYYDDPIDLFKDRDARLMGTVLVPGSSFKNKSMDIWAGYILDDGTVISGDTYGARKVLPDKNEEEKVVGMDGPINSLEFTAQSGFYCRKYLDPTTGSGQRGVKSEVWWVRYRLGEVYLNAAEAAFELGDKSSATDYLNTLRYRAGFTKVLTEGDITFDRIVHERKVELAFEGHQLWDMKRWRLAHKIWNGDKVDLTKKPWKADEVSNRVYALWPYKYYNPGDENDGKYIFKIVLPAEVTGADYFRMGNYYSYISDEVRNNNPLIVINPNQ; this is translated from the coding sequence ATGATGCAAAGGATAACTTACATATTTCTTTTAATAATACTGTTAGGTGGTCAAGCCTGTCAGGATAACAGCTTTCTTAATGAGGAGCCTAATGATGTGTTATCCGAAGCTCAGGTGTGGAGTGATCAAACCTTAATTTTAGGATTATTGGCTGATTTGTACAACCGAATTCCTGAATATCAGACCATTGAAAACTGGTGGAACTATAGCGATTTCGATGAGGTATTTGGTTCTGCCTATTCTGATTATTGGAGACAAAAAAATACCCAATGGAATTACGATGAGTGGGCGTTTAACTGGGATAATTATTACACTTATTTACGCGAAATAAATCTGTTTATACAAAAAGCCGATTCCGATTTGGCAGATTGGCTTGATGAGGATGATAGAAATAGATACATTGCTGAAGCGAAGTTAATACGTGCAATGCTCTATTTCGAAATGGTGAAACGTGTTGGTGGAGTCCCCTTAATAACGGAACCATTAACATATGATTTTAGTGGCGATCCAACCTATCTTGAGTACCCAAGAGCTAAAGAATCAGAAATCTATGATTTTATTCTGTCAGAATTGGAAAGTATACTTGATTACTTGCCAAATGACGTTGATATAAAGGGTAGAGCCACACAAGGCCTTAATTTGGCTATGTCATCCAGGGTAGCATTGTATGCCGCTTCCATAGCAAAGTATGGAGCCAATACTCCTGAGGTTTCATTGCCAGGTGGAGAAGTGGGTATTGAAGAATCCAAAGCAAACGATTATTACCGAAAATCTTTAGAAGCTGCAGAGAAGTTATTGAAAAGCAGTATTTATTCATATGAACTCTATTTTGAAGATCAAGAGGATCTGTCATCGAACTTTGCAAATATTTTTCTTAAGAAGACGAATAATAGTGAAGTAATCTTTGTGAAAGATTTTCAATTACAGAGCGGTGTGACCAATAATTTTACAGTGGAGAATCAACCATGGTCGGGTGCCGAAGATATGGAAGGCGGACGAATGAATCCTTCATTAAATCTTGTTCAGTCTTTCGAAAAACTGGATAACACTTTCGAACTACTAGAACTAAAGGATGAAAACGGAGATTATTTATACTATGATGATCCCATTGATTTATTTAAAGATAGAGATGCCCGTTTAATGGGTACTGTATTGGTACCTGGTAGTAGTTTTAAAAATAAAAGCATGGATATCTGGGCCGGATACATTTTAGATGATGGAACGGTAATTAGCGGCGATACATATGGTGCCCGAAAAGTTTTGCCTGATAAAAACGAAGAAGAGAAAGTTGTAGGGATGGATGGGCCTATAAATAGTTTGGAATTTACAGCTCAAAGCGGGTTTTATTGTCGTAAATATCTCGATCCAACAACAGGCTCAGGACAGCGTGGTGTAAAAAGTGAGGTATGGTGGGTACGTTATCGTTTGGGAGAAGTGTATTTGAATGCTGCTGAAGCTGCCTTTGAATTGGGTGATAAATCAAGTGCCACAGATTATTTAAATACACTGCGTTACAGAGCTGGGTTTACAAAAGTTCTGACAGAGGGAGATATAACATTTGACAGAATTGTGCATGAGCGAAAAGTTGAGCTGGCCTTCGAAGGTCATCAGCTGTGGGATATGAAAAGATGGCGCCTGGCACATAAAATTTGGAACGGTGATAAAGTAGATTTAACTAAAAAACCATGGAAAGCTGATGAAGTGAGTAACAGAGTTTATGCATTGTGGCCATACAAATATTATAATCCGGGTGATGAAAATGATGGTAAATATATTTTTAAGATTGTATTACCGGCAGAAGTAACCGGTGCTGATTATTTCAGAATGGGGAATTATTATTCTTATATCAGCGATGAAGTGAGGAATAATAATCCATTGATCGTTATTAATCCAAATCAATAG
- a CDS encoding TonB-dependent receptor, with translation MQNLRGSVIYRRARLKSKFQAFKRGTVIAMVFFLLVNITIDAQNEKISGNFSGKTLKEVFSLIESQSTYRFFFNENFINTNKVVNMRFNNESIEQVLKKLFRGLEVRYEIKESGLIVLSTESDKKNLRVYGRVTDRSGNPLPGVATLIKGTTIGTITDIKGNYSLNVNDGNASLSFSFIGMQSQEILIANNENIDVVMLESPFGLGEIIAVGYGTMKKGSITGAISSIKDIDIDQTHATTVSTSLAGKMAGISYRMSDGRPGSSASIQIRNMGSPLYVIDGIPKDVGQFNNIAPNDIESISVLKDASAAVYGVRAANGVIVVTTKRGKKRTENHINVDAYMGWQNWSRFPQTVNAYQWMLGKADAEMNEFGQTSITPEELARWKKGTENGYKSFDWYDFIIQKNSPQKSINVNTTGGSDRISYYLSFTQLDQNSVLGDEFIFNRSNIQSNIDIDVTNRFQLGMQLNGRVEKRDYPGVPGTDDYWAPIYALFRNRPTERPYANDNPNYINNIGHNSENWALLNKDLSGYWNETWRVVQVNLTGEYEFPVKGLTAKATYSYYFADRLMDGHEYTYDTYTYYPENPEGEQYVVTFSMQNPWRERGTRKVIEDVTQLQLNYHRRFGTHDIKATFVNERLHRRDQSVWVHAVPTTNDLTLIQFEDMDTYDDGDSNEARIGYVGRINYNYANKYYLELSGRMDGSWKFAPDVRWGFFPSVSAGWMITEEPFVKSILNESLFDLKLRLSYGELGDDDIAGLGAFDYLSGYTYGSSTVIMDGNVITGVRDKGEPITNITWYTSKIIDAGADFTIDNGKVNGSVDFFRRKRDGLRGSKYDILIPSEIGYNLPDENVSSDAIIGGEFTLAYNGKLQDLKYTIGGNFSFAREKFLHSYKPKWGNSWDYYRNSSEERWTGVFWGYEVEGQFQSMEEINNYDVDIDGYGNSTLLPGDLIYKDTNGDKIIDYRDVRPMGYPNDRNPAINFGLNFSSTYKGFDLRIDFSGGALYSYNQLSEMRVPYQSGGNLLKVIYEDRWHHEDPFDVNSAWIPGKYPALRFNNGSHSNYYRNSTFWLTNVYYLRMRTLELGYSIPKTLLKRVGIEKCRVYLNTYNLFSIDNLKKIGIDPETMSSNGVQYPQNKIVNIGVNLSF, from the coding sequence ATGCAAAATCTTAGGGGATCTGTAATTTATAGAAGAGCTAGACTCAAATCAAAATTTCAAGCTTTTAAGCGTGGAACAGTGATTGCTATGGTATTTTTTCTTCTGGTAAATATTACAATTGATGCCCAAAATGAAAAGATAAGTGGCAATTTTTCCGGTAAAACCTTAAAAGAAGTTTTTAGCTTGATTGAAAGTCAAAGTACATATCGATTCTTTTTTAATGAGAACTTCATTAATACCAATAAAGTGGTTAATATGAGATTCAATAACGAAAGTATTGAACAAGTATTAAAGAAATTATTTAGAGGTTTAGAAGTTAGATATGAAATAAAGGAGAGCGGATTAATTGTTTTGTCAACAGAAAGTGACAAGAAAAATTTGAGAGTTTATGGAAGAGTTACAGATAGATCGGGTAATCCTTTACCAGGCGTTGCAACTCTTATAAAAGGTACAACGATAGGCACAATTACAGACATAAAAGGTAATTATTCATTGAATGTAAACGATGGCAATGCATCATTGAGTTTTTCATTTATTGGCATGCAATCGCAGGAAATACTAATTGCAAATAATGAAAATATTGATGTTGTGATGCTAGAATCTCCTTTTGGATTGGGTGAAATAATAGCCGTTGGCTATGGAACCATGAAAAAAGGCTCTATTACTGGTGCTATTTCATCCATAAAGGATATTGATATAGATCAAACACATGCTACTACTGTAAGTACATCGTTAGCCGGAAAAATGGCAGGGATTTCTTACCGTATGTCTGATGGCAGACCCGGATCGAGTGCTTCTATTCAGATTCGTAACATGGGAAGTCCGTTATATGTAATCGATGGTATCCCCAAAGATGTTGGTCAGTTTAATAACATAGCTCCTAATGACATTGAAAGTATCTCTGTTTTAAAAGATGCTTCAGCTGCCGTGTATGGCGTAAGAGCTGCTAACGGAGTAATAGTGGTTACTACTAAAAGAGGAAAGAAGAGGACAGAAAACCACATCAATGTTGATGCATATATGGGTTGGCAGAATTGGTCACGTTTTCCTCAAACAGTTAATGCCTATCAATGGATGCTTGGTAAGGCTGATGCTGAGATGAATGAATTCGGACAAACATCGATCACACCAGAAGAATTAGCCAGGTGGAAGAAGGGAACTGAGAATGGATATAAAAGTTTTGATTGGTATGATTTTATCATTCAAAAAAATTCACCACAGAAGTCAATTAATGTAAATACAACCGGTGGCTCCGATCGTATCAGCTACTATTTATCATTTACCCAGCTGGATCAAAACTCTGTATTGGGTGATGAATTTATTTTTAATCGATCTAACATTCAGTCAAATATTGACATTGATGTAACAAATCGTTTTCAGTTGGGAATGCAGTTAAACGGAAGAGTAGAGAAGCGAGATTATCCTGGCGTACCAGGAACAGATGATTACTGGGCTCCTATTTATGCTCTCTTCAGAAACAGACCAACCGAGCGACCATATGCAAATGATAATCCCAATTATATAAATAATATTGGTCATAATTCTGAGAATTGGGCATTGCTGAATAAAGATCTCTCAGGTTACTGGAACGAGACCTGGAGGGTTGTTCAGGTTAATCTTACGGGAGAGTATGAATTTCCTGTTAAAGGTTTGACGGCCAAGGCAACATATTCATATTACTTTGCCGACAGGCTGATGGATGGACATGAATATACCTACGATACTTATACTTATTATCCTGAGAATCCGGAAGGAGAGCAATATGTTGTGACCTTTAGCATGCAGAATCCATGGCGAGAAAGAGGTACACGAAAAGTGATTGAAGATGTAACACAATTGCAGCTTAATTATCATCGTAGGTTTGGAACACATGACATTAAGGCCACGTTTGTAAATGAACGTTTACATAGACGAGATCAGTCGGTGTGGGTACACGCTGTACCAACAACCAATGATCTTACCTTAATTCAGTTTGAAGACATGGATACCTATGATGATGGAGATTCCAATGAAGCTAGAATTGGTTATGTGGGAAGAATCAATTACAATTATGCAAACAAATATTACCTTGAGTTATCTGGTAGGATGGATGGTTCGTGGAAATTTGCTCCAGATGTTCGTTGGGGATTTTTTCCATCTGTTTCTGCTGGTTGGATGATTACGGAGGAACCTTTTGTAAAGTCAATTTTAAATGAATCATTATTTGATTTGAAATTGAGATTATCTTATGGAGAGTTGGGAGATGATGATATTGCAGGTTTGGGAGCTTTTGATTATTTATCAGGGTATACCTATGGATCATCTACAGTTATAATGGATGGTAATGTAATAACCGGAGTAAGAGATAAAGGAGAACCCATAACTAATATTACCTGGTATACAAGTAAGATAATTGATGCCGGTGCTGATTTTACTATTGACAATGGAAAGGTAAATGGATCAGTTGATTTTTTCAGAAGAAAAAGAGATGGTCTTAGAGGAAGTAAATATGATATTTTGATTCCTAGTGAGATTGGTTATAATTTGCCGGATGAAAATGTTAGCAGTGATGCAATAATTGGTGGTGAATTTACTTTAGCATATAATGGTAAATTACAGGACTTAAAATATACCATTGGTGGAAATTTTTCATTTGCCAGGGAGAAATTTCTACACTCATACAAACCTAAGTGGGGTAATTCCTGGGATTATTACCGGAATTCGTCAGAAGAAAGATGGACAGGTGTATTTTGGGGATATGAGGTTGAAGGTCAGTTTCAGTCGATGGAAGAGATTAATAATTATGATGTTGACATTGACGGATATGGTAATAGTACACTTCTACCTGGCGATTTGATCTATAAAGATACCAACGGAGATAAGATCATTGATTACCGTGATGTTCGCCCCATGGGTTATCCCAATGATCGTAATCCGGCGATTAATTTTGGTTTGAATTTTTCTTCAACCTATAAAGGATTTGATCTTAGGATTGATTTCTCAGGTGGTGCATTGTATTCATACAACCAGTTGTCTGAGATGAGAGTACCATACCAAAGTGGAGGTAATTTATTAAAGGTTATTTACGAAGACAGATGGCACCATGAGGATCCGTTTGATGTGAATAGTGCATGGATTCCCGGCAAATATCCGGCACTGCGGTTTAATAATGGGTCGCATAGTAATTATTACAGAAATTCTACCTTTTGGCTTACCAATGTATATTACCTGAGGATGCGAACATTGGAATTAGGATATTCAATACCTAAAACATTATTGAAGAGAGTTGGTATTGAAAAATGCAGGGTTTATCTAAATACATACAATCTGTTTTCGATTGATAATTTGAAAAAGATTGGTATTGATCCGGAAACAATGAGTTCTAACGGAGTTCAGTATCCACAAAATAAAATTGTGAATATTGGTGTGAATCTTTCTTTCTGA
- a CDS encoding FecR family protein produces MRSEKEIQDRFTILHKQFVEGNCSVSELEELDALMEEHESANSIKSQMHSELEKEEFVREGAFNKDGLFEKIKSEIDSQSGEKINKVRKLYINLTRVAAIIISFVLGGAAFYLIQNNFNKEVPVVKFSEIVTPLGAKTKVVLPDGSIVWVNAGSRLKYSNLFNESNRKILLEGEAYFKVAKNKDLPFVVDAYGFLVEAVGTEFNVKAYEEEETIVTSLVEGKVKLNHKTEKIAKNVYLNPNHRATFYKSDTQEKSKPRLVINTNVDLTPIIAWRDNQLILDKELLKDLAVKLERMYDCKFHFDADEIRNYEFTGSINNLTLNEIMDVIKISSPIKYNIKGNDVYVRRDEQRSRKFTKY; encoded by the coding sequence ATGAGAAGCGAAAAAGAAATACAAGATAGGTTTACGATACTTCATAAGCAGTTTGTGGAGGGGAACTGTTCTGTCAGCGAATTGGAAGAGTTAGATGCGCTGATGGAAGAGCATGAATCTGCCAATAGTATTAAGAGCCAAATGCATTCTGAGTTGGAGAAGGAGGAGTTCGTCAGAGAAGGTGCTTTTAATAAAGATGGATTATTTGAGAAGATAAAAAGTGAAATTGATTCACAATCAGGTGAGAAGATTAACAAGGTTAGAAAGTTATACATTAATCTCACCCGGGTTGCAGCCATAATTATATCCTTTGTTTTAGGAGGTGCAGCTTTTTATCTGATTCAAAATAATTTTAATAAAGAAGTACCGGTAGTTAAGTTCAGCGAAATTGTTACTCCTCTGGGAGCTAAAACAAAAGTGGTTTTACCGGACGGATCTATTGTTTGGGTAAATGCAGGAAGTCGTTTAAAGTATTCAAATCTTTTTAACGAAAGTAACAGAAAAATATTATTGGAAGGTGAGGCTTACTTTAAAGTAGCCAAGAACAAAGATTTACCTTTTGTAGTTGATGCATATGGATTTTTGGTTGAAGCTGTGGGAACAGAGTTCAATGTAAAGGCATATGAAGAAGAAGAGACCATTGTTACTTCATTGGTTGAAGGTAAAGTGAAACTTAATCATAAAACCGAGAAAATTGCTAAAAATGTTTATCTAAATCCTAATCACAGGGCGACATTCTATAAGTCAGATACACAAGAAAAAAGCAAACCTCGTTTAGTTATTAATACGAATGTTGATCTGACTCCAATTATTGCATGGCGTGATAATCAGTTGATTTTAGATAAAGAATTATTAAAAGATCTGGCTGTTAAGTTAGAACGTATGTACGACTGTAAATTTCATTTTGATGCTGATGAAATAAGAAATTATGAATTTACAGGGTCGATTAATAATTTGACTTTGAATGAAATAATGGATGTAATTAAAATATCTTCTCCAATTAAATATAACATTAAAGGAAACGATGTTTATGTAAGAAGAGATGAGCAACGTAGCCGAAAATTTACAAAATATTAG
- a CDS encoding RNA polymerase sigma-70 factor, with product MKTNRSGSISPQVIKRLKEGDMRAYKQIYESFSESLFHFTFYYLKNTAESEEIVQEVFLRIWEIKEEIDESKSFKSYLYKMTINKVYNHLKHQVVEQKYENYLLHYNHSFSETPETSMDYKELDEKICSLLEKLPDQQRNIFNLSRIEGMPNPKISEKLGLSIRTVENQIYRATKFLKQHLKDEYHLALFFIIWLFN from the coding sequence TTGAAAACGAATCGATCTGGTAGCATAAGTCCGCAGGTGATCAAACGACTTAAGGAAGGGGATATGCGTGCCTACAAGCAGATATATGAAAGTTTCAGTGAGAGTCTTTTTCACTTTACCTTTTATTATCTCAAAAATACTGCGGAATCGGAAGAAATTGTACAGGAAGTCTTTTTAAGAATATGGGAAATTAAAGAAGAAATTGATGAAAGTAAGTCATTCAAGAGTTATCTGTATAAAATGACTATTAATAAGGTTTATAACCATTTAAAACATCAGGTAGTTGAGCAAAAATACGAAAACTATCTTCTTCATTATAATCATTCATTTTCTGAAACACCTGAGACAAGTATGGATTATAAAGAGTTGGACGAAAAAATCTGCTCTTTGTTGGAGAAGTTGCCCGATCAGCAAAGGAATATATTTAACCTGAGTAGAATTGAAGGGATGCCTAATCCAAAAATCTCAGAGAAGTTGGGGTTGTCAATTCGGACTGTTGAGAATCAAATATATAGGGCAACTAAATTTTTAAAGCAACATTTAAAAGATGAGTATCACCTGGCTCTCTTCTTTATTATTTGGCTATTTAACTAG
- a CDS encoding glycoside hydrolase family 43 protein translates to MKKVLIAVSVLIILLGGLSGCGLMEGNNDVILNPVLPGDYPNPTVVKIDDCYYASATSNEWSPLFPIFKSYDLQKWELISYVFPGGAPDWTNKNFWSPELAYDEDQHKVYVYYSARDKLTNRMSIAVASADSPEKPFTDHGPLISQEVGSIDAFEMKDRNGKIYLIWKEDGSSVGLPTPILAQEINKERSKLLGEPVELIRNDQVWENGKVEGVCLFQEDDYFYMFYSSGECCAVNCNYKVGVARAKNLLGPWEKYQSNPILRANVDWKCPGQGAVVTKDGDHFLLYHAYSREGSVYVGRQGVLEKILWTDDEWPYFSNAQTFNRPKENMNFEDDFKDALDLIWQWRVTQNITYATGEEGLMLGASHENYDLGSLLVQPMKSIHYEFVATVDVGNSGLNSEGGIGLIGAVNNDFYAPLAGIGISASHDLIKVWKTSNAKTSILGEFSVMEVGDDIIDLKMEVIEGHFIDFYVKVDGQWKKIIESVDASVFVPWGMGYRLGLVAKGENNEFVNIKRVKVTN, encoded by the coding sequence ATGAAAAAAGTATTAATTGCTGTTTCTGTTTTAATAATCCTGTTAGGTGGTTTAAGTGGATGCGGGTTGATGGAAGGAAATAATGATGTGATTCTTAATCCTGTTTTGCCTGGTGATTATCCAAATCCTACGGTAGTGAAAATAGATGATTGTTATTACGCCTCGGCAACCAGTAATGAATGGTCACCTTTGTTTCCTATATTTAAATCGTATGATTTACAAAAATGGGAATTAATATCATATGTTTTTCCAGGAGGAGCACCGGATTGGACCAATAAAAACTTTTGGTCGCCTGAATTGGCTTATGATGAAGATCAGCATAAAGTTTATGTATATTATTCTGCCCGTGATAAACTAACTAACAGAATGTCAATTGCCGTGGCTTCGGCAGATTCGCCAGAAAAACCATTTACTGATCATGGTCCTTTGATTTCACAGGAAGTTGGATCTATTGATGCCTTTGAAATGAAGGATCGTAATGGGAAAATTTATTTGATCTGGAAAGAAGATGGTAGTAGTGTAGGTTTACCAACGCCTATTCTTGCGCAGGAAATAAACAAAGAAAGGAGTAAGTTATTAGGAGAACCAGTAGAACTTATACGAAATGATCAGGTATGGGAAAATGGTAAAGTTGAAGGAGTATGCTTGTTTCAAGAGGATGATTATTTCTATATGTTTTATTCGTCAGGCGAATGTTGTGCGGTTAATTGTAACTATAAAGTAGGTGTTGCAAGGGCTAAAAATCTTTTAGGTCCGTGGGAAAAATATCAAAGTAATCCAATTCTAAGAGCCAATGTTGACTGGAAATGTCCTGGACAAGGTGCTGTTGTTACAAAAGATGGAGATCATTTTTTATTATATCATGCCTATAGTCGTGAAGGAAGCGTTTATGTTGGACGTCAGGGGGTGTTGGAAAAAATATTGTGGACTGATGATGAATGGCCTTATTTTAGCAATGCACAAACATTCAATCGTCCAAAAGAGAACATGAATTTCGAGGATGATTTTAAAGATGCATTGGATTTGATATGGCAATGGCGTGTTACTCAGAATATAACCTATGCAACCGGAGAAGAGGGGCTTATGTTGGGAGCTTCTCATGAGAACTATGATTTAGGTAGCTTGTTGGTTCAACCTATGAAGTCAATCCATTATGAGTTTGTTGCCACAGTTGATGTAGGTAATTCAGGTTTAAATTCAGAGGGTGGGATTGGATTGATTGGTGCTGTAAATAATGATTTCTATGCACCACTTGCAGGTATTGGTATTTCAGCCAGTCATGATTTGATCAAAGTTTGGAAAACAAGCAATGCTAAAACTTCAATTCTTGGAGAATTTTCTGTTATGGAAGTGGGTGATGATATCATAGACTTAAAAATGGAAGTAATTGAAGGACATTTTATCGATTTTTACGTAAAGGTGGACGGACAGTGGAAGAAGATTATTGAATCGGTTGATGCGTCAGTTTTTGTGCCGTGGGGAATGGGGTATCGATTGGGTTTGGTAGCCAAAGGTGAGAACAATGAATTTGTTAATATAAAAAGAGTAAAAGTTACGAATTAA